In the genome of Cryptococcus deuterogattii R265 chromosome 6, complete sequence, one region contains:
- a CDS encoding H/ACA ribonucleoprotein complex subunit 2 → MAPESTPKKEKKDKKRKSEAADTSIAPEPVAPEEGTASAEAVIMEVDGDRALKKQKKEKKEKRKSLAADGAEEVEDKKAEFTVPADAISPIASPLAGKKLSKKLHKTVKKASKARQLKRGVKEVVKALRKGEKGLLLLASNITPIDVISHLPLLAEEAAGVEYCWVLSKEELGVYAGTKRATSCVLISTTPNKKATVSDEDRAEVKAALEECMDEVKKLETVIKY, encoded by the exons ATGGCCCCCGAATCAACCcccaagaaggagaagaaggacaagaagaggaagtctGAGGCTGCCGACACTTCTATCGCCCCAGAGCCCGTCGCCCCCGAGGAGGGTACCGCTAGTGCCGAAGCTGTTATTATGGAAGTCGATGGTGACCgagctttgaagaagcaaaagaaggagaagaaggagaagaggaagagtctTGCTGCCGATGGTGCTGAGGAGGTCGAGGATAAGAAG GCTGAATTTACTGTCCCTGCCGATGCTATATCTCCCATAGCCTCCCCTCTTGCCGGCAAGAAACTCTCCAAGAAACTTCACAAGACCGTCAAGAAGGCCTCCAAGGCACGTCAGCTCAAACGTGGTGTGAAGGAGGTTGTCAAGGCGCTCAGGAAGGGTGAGAAGGGGTTGTTATTGCTCGCGAGCAACATCACACCCATCGATGTCATCTCTCACTTGCCTCTATTGGCGGAGGAGGCTGCCGGTGTGGAATACTGCTGGGTATTGAGCAA GGAGGAGTTGGGTGTCTATGCCGGTACTAAGCGAGCAACATCGTGTGTTCTCATCAG CACGACTCCTAACAAGAAGGCTACTGTCAGCGATGAGGATCGTGCAGAGGTTAAAGCGGCTTTGGAAGAGTGCATGGACGAGGTCAAAAAGCTCGAGACTGTCATCAAGTACTAA